Proteins encoded by one window of Sorangium aterium:
- a CDS encoding DUF1592 domain-containing protein: MGDIGGNSSSSGSSHSSGAGANPTGGGTSSSGGGDALCNPRLERRVVLLADLQFINAIRGLLGDEAIEAEQAPDARTKPFAKKGLVVGTSLVHTRLARAAYAAESISGRFEQVTGCAPDGDDACAKTFLTKFAQRAFRRPVEQAELDNLWSVYALGKETSYERGVSLALEALIASPSFSYRTELGGDADGDVVKLAAHEVASELSFFLTDSLPDEELAAAADSGALNDPEELARQAERLLEKPETRSSLNTTLIAAWGLSNLFGTVKDPGLFPEYTPALQASMFHETELLVDDLLWNRGADVSELLTTRETFVNAVLAKVYGVEHTGSSPEEFSKVELPADERAGILTQPGLLAALARTDNTSVVARGLFVRGALLCLGKIPSPPESLSDAIKELLEADMTERERADARAANSTCAACHAQFDAFGLLLENYDPVGRYRDTLDGEPIDARVNLGNIAEVAGSYASAVEFAEAVAQNDGFAACITRHLLTYGTDDETLGVRDCQVGRVIEALPEGQRTLANVVKAIVTSPALTERAKEE; this comes from the coding sequence GTGGGTGATATCGGCGGCAACTCGAGCTCCTCTGGCTCCTCTCACTCCTCGGGCGCCGGCGCGAACCCGACGGGCGGCGGCACGAGCTCCTCGGGCGGCGGAGACGCCCTGTGCAACCCGCGGCTCGAACGACGGGTCGTGCTGCTCGCCGACCTTCAGTTCATCAACGCCATCCGCGGTCTCCTGGGGGACGAGGCCATCGAGGCGGAGCAGGCGCCGGACGCGCGGACGAAGCCGTTTGCCAAGAAGGGCCTTGTCGTGGGGACCTCCCTTGTGCATACGCGGCTCGCGAGGGCTGCCTACGCGGCCGAGAGCATCTCGGGGCGCTTCGAGCAGGTGACGGGGTGCGCCCCCGACGGAGACGACGCCTGCGCCAAGACGTTTCTGACGAAGTTCGCGCAACGGGCGTTCCGCCGGCCCGTGGAGCAGGCGGAGCTCGACAACCTGTGGTCGGTCTATGCGCTCGGGAAGGAGACGAGCTACGAGCGGGGCGTCTCGCTCGCGCTCGAGGCGCTCATCGCGTCCCCCTCCTTCTCCTACCGCACCGAGCTCGGCGGCGACGCGGACGGCGACGTGGTGAAGCTCGCCGCGCACGAGGTCGCGAGCGAGCTCTCGTTCTTCTTGACGGACAGCCTGCCGGACGAGGAGCTCGCCGCCGCCGCCGACTCCGGGGCCCTGAACGATCCGGAGGAGCTGGCGCGCCAGGCCGAGCGCCTCCTCGAGAAGCCCGAGACGCGCAGCAGCCTGAACACCACGCTGATCGCGGCGTGGGGGCTCAGCAACCTCTTCGGCACGGTGAAGGATCCTGGGCTCTTCCCGGAGTACACCCCCGCGCTCCAGGCGAGCATGTTCCACGAGACCGAGCTGCTCGTGGACGACCTCCTGTGGAACCGCGGAGCGGACGTGTCGGAGCTGCTCACCACGAGGGAGACGTTCGTGAACGCCGTGCTCGCGAAGGTCTACGGCGTGGAGCACACGGGATCGAGCCCGGAGGAGTTCAGCAAGGTCGAGCTCCCGGCCGACGAGCGCGCCGGGATCCTCACGCAGCCCGGCCTGCTCGCGGCGCTGGCCCGGACCGACAACACGAGCGTGGTGGCGCGAGGGCTCTTCGTGCGCGGCGCCCTGCTCTGCCTCGGGAAGATCCCGTCGCCCCCGGAGTCGCTCTCGGACGCGATCAAGGAGCTGCTCGAGGCCGACATGACCGAGCGCGAGCGCGCCGACGCGCGCGCCGCGAACTCCACCTGCGCCGCGTGTCACGCCCAGTTCGACGCGTTCGGCCTGCTGCTCGAGAACTACGATCCGGTCGGCCGGTACCGCGACACCCTCGACGGGGAGCCGATCGACGCGCGCGTCAACCTGGGCAACATCGCCGAGGTCGCGGGGAGCTACGCGAGCGCCGTCGAGTTCGCCGAGGCCGTCGCGCAGAACGACGGGTTCGCCGCCTGCATCACGCGGCACCTGCTGACCTACGGCACGGACGATGAGACGCTCGGGGTCCGCGACTGTCAGGTCGGACGCGTGATCGAGGCGCTGCCAGAGGGCCAGCGGACGCTGGCCAACGTCGTGAAAGCCATCGTGACGTCGCCCGCGCTGACCGAGCGCGCCAAGGAGGAATGA
- a CDS encoding DUF1552 domain-containing protein, producing MTVGYNLSYGWSRRRFLQGIGAAAGLVTVLKGLESAAEGAAPPRRLLIVQRPVGTVYENYWPQGNGTNFTLSRILTPFEAMKSRMIVMRDLKLPHEGSVGGGHERGTVLMCTGTRTKQLYPGNGGDDPMAEAPSIDQLLVKQSAELQGTPIASLQVSCDNRADTPEVSTRHMSYSGARAPMTPYYQPQEVYRRVFGTLMPGGPTNDNLDALARARLQKKSVLDFAMKDLKRLQSLAPSSQREALEGHAAAIREVEAEFDADPRDPATCGMPQEPEVIQVSGHIDPYGGSHVVSERDDVKHARIGALHFAVIKAAFRCDLTRVVTFQWSPGTNHVSFGELWPPNSSIFKVHHTTSHDPDTPDTLEFLTRVEEFYAGYVAGFLKELAETKDVTGGTLLDTTLVPYITEVGTRHHNWDKMAWVLFGGEGTKLRGGQVWNNGNRGGRSTNDLWMAIAASFGAPDLVMGDKDQRTSAIEGLFG from the coding sequence ATGACCGTGGGCTACAACCTTTCTTATGGATGGTCTCGCCGCCGCTTCCTGCAAGGCATCGGCGCCGCCGCGGGTCTCGTCACGGTGCTCAAGGGCCTCGAGTCGGCCGCGGAGGGCGCGGCGCCCCCGAGGCGCCTGCTGATCGTGCAGCGCCCCGTGGGCACCGTGTACGAGAACTACTGGCCGCAAGGCAACGGGACCAACTTCACGCTCTCCCGCATCCTGACCCCGTTCGAGGCCATGAAGTCTCGGATGATCGTGATGCGCGACCTGAAGCTGCCGCACGAGGGGTCCGTCGGCGGCGGCCACGAGCGCGGGACGGTGCTGATGTGCACGGGGACGCGGACCAAGCAGCTGTACCCGGGCAACGGCGGCGACGATCCGATGGCCGAGGCGCCGAGCATCGACCAGCTGCTCGTGAAGCAGTCGGCCGAGCTCCAGGGCACGCCCATCGCGTCGCTCCAGGTGTCCTGCGACAACCGCGCCGACACGCCCGAGGTGTCGACCCGCCACATGTCCTATTCGGGCGCGCGGGCGCCGATGACGCCCTACTACCAGCCGCAAGAGGTGTACCGGCGGGTGTTCGGCACGCTGATGCCGGGCGGCCCGACGAACGACAACCTGGATGCCCTGGCGCGGGCGCGCCTCCAGAAGAAGAGCGTGCTGGACTTCGCGATGAAGGACCTGAAGCGCCTTCAGAGCCTGGCGCCGAGCTCCCAGCGAGAGGCGCTGGAGGGGCACGCCGCCGCCATCCGCGAGGTCGAGGCGGAGTTCGACGCGGACCCGAGGGATCCCGCGACCTGCGGTATGCCCCAGGAGCCCGAGGTCATCCAGGTGAGCGGGCACATCGATCCCTACGGCGGCTCGCACGTCGTCTCGGAGCGCGACGACGTGAAGCACGCGCGCATCGGCGCGCTCCACTTCGCCGTGATCAAGGCGGCGTTCCGCTGCGACCTGACGCGCGTGGTCACGTTCCAGTGGTCCCCTGGAACGAACCACGTGAGCTTCGGCGAGCTGTGGCCCCCCAACTCCTCCATCTTCAAGGTGCACCACACAACGAGCCACGATCCCGATACACCCGACACGCTCGAGTTCCTCACGCGGGTGGAAGAGTTCTACGCCGGCTACGTCGCCGGCTTCCTGAAGGAGCTCGCGGAGACCAAGGACGTGACGGGCGGGACGCTGCTCGACACCACGCTGGTCCCGTACATCACGGAGGTCGGCACGCGGCATCACAACTGGGACAAGATGGCGTGGGTGCTGTTCGGCGGCGAGGGCACCAAGCTGCGCGGCGGGCAGGTGTGGAACAACGGCAACCGCGGCGGCCGCTCCACCAACGACCTGTGGATGGCGATCGCGGCCTCGTTCGGGGCACCGGATCTCGTGATGGGGGACAAGGACCAGCGGACCTCGGCGATCGAGGGGCTGTTCGGGTGA
- a CDS encoding ADP-ribosylglycohydrolase family protein, translated as MSPRSRIQLDRAAYAERLRAMWIGACIANWTGLRTEGVRIQRPFFTDADWGKPLGRDGAPIDFVLLDPCPADDDTDIEYVYLHLMTEAGTLFLSPEQIRDGWRAHINDFIWVSNRRARDLLERGVLPPATSDPALNPDALQIDAQLTTEIFGALAPGMPGLALRIADLPIRTTARDHAAHAAQFHVLLFSLAATVDLEKPRRQEIVRIVREARSYLPDESKAADVIDFVLSAYLSTSDRAEDRDDWERVRDAIADRYQERASAYGFVYRGYTESAINLATATLALLFGEGSFRRTVQIGTLSGWDSDNGTATMGSLVALIGGMDELRRAFPGARLSDRYHIHRTRHPAGPAPAGSRGRGHLHGCGEEDGRACRPRRAGGSRPGRADPVGPPSSPP; from the coding sequence ATGTCCCCGAGATCGCGGATCCAGCTCGATCGCGCGGCATACGCCGAGCGGCTCCGCGCGATGTGGATTGGCGCGTGCATCGCCAACTGGACGGGGCTTCGCACGGAGGGCGTCCGCATCCAGCGCCCCTTCTTCACCGACGCTGACTGGGGAAAGCCCCTGGGGCGCGACGGGGCGCCGATCGACTTCGTCCTCCTCGACCCCTGCCCGGCCGACGATGACACCGACATCGAGTATGTCTATCTCCACCTCATGACCGAGGCGGGGACGCTCTTCCTCTCCCCCGAGCAAATCCGGGACGGATGGCGCGCGCACATCAACGATTTCATCTGGGTCTCCAACCGAAGGGCGCGGGATCTCCTCGAGCGCGGCGTGCTGCCCCCCGCGACGAGCGATCCAGCGCTCAATCCGGACGCGCTCCAGATCGACGCCCAGCTCACCACGGAGATCTTCGGCGCCCTCGCGCCCGGCATGCCGGGGCTGGCGCTGCGGATCGCCGACCTCCCGATACGGACCACCGCGCGCGATCACGCCGCGCACGCCGCGCAGTTCCATGTTCTCCTCTTCTCGCTCGCGGCGACCGTCGATCTGGAGAAGCCGCGGCGACAGGAGATCGTGCGCATCGTCCGTGAGGCCAGGAGCTACCTGCCGGACGAATCCAAGGCAGCCGATGTCATCGACTTCGTGCTGTCCGCCTATCTATCGACCAGCGATCGCGCCGAGGATCGCGACGACTGGGAGCGCGTCCGCGATGCCATTGCGGATCGCTACCAGGAGCGGGCCTCGGCGTACGGCTTCGTCTATCGGGGGTACACGGAATCCGCGATCAACCTGGCGACCGCGACGCTGGCCCTCCTGTTCGGTGAGGGGAGCTTCCGGCGCACCGTACAGATCGGCACCCTGTCCGGCTGGGACTCCGACAACGGCACGGCGACCATGGGCTCGCTCGTTGCGCTCATCGGCGGGATGGACGAGCTGCGCCGCGCCTTCCCGGGCGCGCGCCTCTCCGACCGTTATCATATCCACCGCACGCGCCACCCTGCCGGACCGGCTCCCGCAGGATCCCGAGGCCGAGGACACCTTCACGGATGTGGCGAGGAGGATGGCCGCGCTTGTCGACCTCGCCGTGCAGGAGGGAGCCGGCCAGGTCGAGCCGACCCGGTGGGTCCTCCCTCCTCGCCCCCGTGA
- a CDS encoding M64 family metallopeptidase → MKSICNLHALSLAALCACGEAPDSPAATTDGGGTSASGTSASGGSASGGATGSGAPGSGGAGGAGGAAQSGSTGTGAGGSFVPGGTGGGGPAYVLDCGANGVAIESAGPPENRVNYVIVGDGYDATTVNTTYIEHIEEAMAKRFSSPIGEPYGRYRKFVNICAVKLVSPSNGIPGALGCTGDDESRLAECDTRKADQALKANLPDDFEVDWHAIVLNNDRWWNTGSAWMLWSGAHEEAAGAALHEGGHGFHQLADEYCAKATGSACGANTCSGSGTEYVEVNSTGNCATTAGKWDKWLEYDAADATGVQGTFIGSRYVDGGQYRPSSNSMMNSLFGDNKNTSFNPVSREKMIMDIWMRVRPIDSADPPAGTVTDPETLALDVIDPDVISVDWTLDGEVIATDGGPVYDVAAAGLASGTHTIVAKAYDNAGEELVRYRSGECLDPPPSTDPRYYDPCWGRDNWPRSQQTVTWTVTIP, encoded by the coding sequence ATGAAGTCGATCTGCAACCTGCACGCCTTGAGCCTGGCGGCGCTCTGCGCCTGCGGCGAGGCACCGGACAGCCCCGCGGCGACGACCGACGGCGGCGGCACGTCGGCGAGCGGCACCTCTGCGTCTGGCGGCTCTGCCAGCGGCGGAGCAACAGGCAGCGGAGCTCCGGGCTCGGGCGGCGCAGGCGGCGCGGGCGGCGCAGCACAGAGCGGGTCCACCGGCACGGGCGCCGGGGGGAGCTTCGTGCCCGGCGGCACAGGAGGAGGCGGCCCCGCTTACGTGCTCGACTGCGGCGCGAACGGCGTGGCCATCGAGAGCGCGGGGCCACCCGAAAACCGCGTCAACTACGTCATCGTGGGCGACGGCTACGACGCCACGACCGTGAACACCACGTACATCGAGCACATCGAGGAGGCGATGGCCAAGCGGTTCAGCAGCCCGATCGGCGAGCCGTACGGCAGGTATCGCAAGTTCGTCAACATCTGCGCCGTCAAGCTGGTGAGCCCCTCGAACGGCATCCCTGGAGCGCTCGGCTGCACGGGCGACGACGAGAGCCGCCTCGCAGAGTGCGACACCCGCAAGGCGGATCAGGCGCTCAAGGCGAACCTCCCCGACGACTTCGAGGTCGACTGGCACGCCATCGTGTTGAACAACGATCGCTGGTGGAACACGGGCTCGGCCTGGATGCTCTGGTCCGGCGCGCATGAGGAGGCCGCCGGAGCGGCCTTGCACGAAGGTGGCCACGGCTTCCATCAGCTCGCCGACGAGTATTGCGCCAAGGCGACGGGCTCCGCCTGCGGCGCGAACACGTGCAGCGGCAGCGGCACGGAGTACGTCGAGGTGAACAGCACGGGCAACTGCGCGACGACGGCGGGCAAGTGGGACAAGTGGCTGGAGTACGACGCCGCCGACGCGACGGGCGTGCAGGGCACGTTCATCGGCAGCCGCTACGTCGATGGCGGGCAGTACCGCCCGTCCTCGAACTCGATGATGAACAGCCTGTTCGGAGACAACAAGAACACGAGCTTCAATCCGGTCTCGCGCGAGAAGATGATCATGGACATCTGGATGCGCGTCAGGCCGATCGACTCGGCGGATCCGCCCGCAGGGACCGTCACGGATCCGGAGACGCTCGCGCTCGACGTGATCGATCCCGACGTCATCAGCGTGGACTGGACGCTCGACGGCGAGGTGATCGCGACGGACGGCGGCCCCGTCTACGACGTCGCCGCGGCGGGCCTCGCTTCGGGCACCCACACCATCGTCGCCAAGGCCTACGACAACGCCGGCGAAGAGCTGGTGCGCTACCGCAGCGGCGAGTGCCTCGACCCTCCTCCCTCGACCGATCCTCGTTACTACGATCCCTGCTGGGGTCGCGACAACTGGCCCCGCTCGCAACAGACGGTGACGTGGACCGTGACGATTCCATGA
- a CDS encoding LacI family DNA-binding transcriptional regulator codes for MADKSLPERRVKRGGGRRAAVMVDVAKLAGVSYQTVSRVLHDSPHVRRDTRERVLDAIRQLDYRPSSVAQALVTGRSRTLGVVSFDTTLYGPASTLLGLEEAAHDAGYGVSIASLKSFSRAPVLEAVQRLRDQGADGIVVIAPQRSAVDALRHVTSDVPVVAVEGGPDDSVPVVAVDQHEGAASATRHLLDLGHKTVWHIAGPTDWLEADQRIDGWRSALQAAGAEIPPLLRGDWSARSGYELAPQLTRTPGVTAVFVANDQMALGLLRFLHESGRETPRDISIVGFDDIPEAAYFTPPLTTVRQDFSELGRRCLHVLLGQIESGQRSWVRVVVETELVVRKSTAVPRRR; via the coding sequence ATGGCTGACAAATCTCTTCCGGAGCGCCGCGTCAAAAGGGGCGGCGGGCGGCGGGCCGCGGTCATGGTCGACGTGGCCAAGCTCGCTGGCGTCTCGTATCAGACGGTCTCGCGGGTCCTGCACGACAGCCCCCACGTGCGTCGCGACACGAGGGAGCGGGTGCTGGATGCGATCCGGCAGCTCGACTACCGGCCGAGCTCGGTGGCGCAGGCGCTCGTCACCGGCCGGTCGCGGACGCTCGGTGTGGTCAGCTTCGACACGACGCTCTACGGTCCGGCGTCGACGCTCCTGGGGCTCGAGGAGGCGGCGCACGACGCGGGTTATGGCGTGAGTATCGCCAGCTTGAAGTCGTTCAGCCGCGCGCCGGTGCTGGAGGCCGTGCAGCGGCTGCGCGACCAGGGGGCCGACGGCATCGTCGTGATCGCCCCGCAACGGTCGGCGGTGGACGCGCTGCGGCACGTCACCTCCGATGTGCCGGTGGTCGCGGTCGAGGGCGGTCCGGACGACTCGGTGCCGGTGGTCGCGGTCGACCAGCACGAGGGCGCCGCGTCCGCGACCCGCCACCTGCTCGATCTGGGCCACAAGACCGTGTGGCACATCGCCGGCCCGACCGACTGGCTCGAGGCCGACCAGCGCATCGACGGCTGGCGCTCGGCGCTGCAGGCGGCCGGCGCCGAGATCCCGCCGCTCCTGCGGGGCGACTGGAGCGCGCGCTCCGGCTACGAGCTGGCCCCGCAGCTGACGCGCACGCCGGGCGTCACCGCCGTGTTCGTGGCCAACGACCAGATGGCGCTCGGCCTCCTCCGCTTCCTCCACGAGAGCGGGCGCGAGACGCCGCGGGACATCAGCATCGTCGGCTTCGACGACATCCCGGAGGCCGCCTACTTCACGCCGCCGCTCACCACGGTCCGCCAGGACTTCTCCGAGCTCGGGCGCCGGTGCCTCCACGTCCTGCTCGGGCAGATCGAGAGCGGCCAGCGCTCGTGGGTGCGGGTCGTGGTCGAGACCGAGCTCGTGGTGCGCAAGAGCACGGCCGTCCCCCGACGCCGCTGA
- a CDS encoding endo-1,4-beta-xylanase, translating to MRDGFAKYWNQITPENEGKWGSVESSRGNKNWSSLDRTYKYAQDNKIIFKHHVFVWGSQQPSWVGSLSPDEQKKAVRSWMEEFCKRYPDTKYIDVVNEPPPHTTPSYTAGLGGNGASGWDWIVNAFKWAREFCPNAKLILNDYNNIEYENEHRHFKDIAKKVIDAGAPVDALGAQAHDAFKINTNTVKGYIDSLAELGKPVYITEYDIGETNDSRQKQIMEEQFTMFWNHPKIPGITLWGYIVGKTWRNGTGLQQENGTMRPAMQWLMDFLDRGN from the coding sequence GTGCGCGACGGCTTCGCGAAGTACTGGAACCAGATCACGCCCGAGAACGAGGGCAAGTGGGGCTCCGTCGAGAGCAGCCGCGGGAACAAGAACTGGAGCTCGCTCGACAGGACCTACAAGTACGCGCAGGACAACAAGATCATCTTCAAGCACCACGTCTTCGTGTGGGGCAGCCAGCAACCCTCCTGGGTCGGGAGCCTCTCGCCGGACGAGCAGAAGAAGGCCGTGCGGAGCTGGATGGAAGAGTTCTGCAAGCGCTACCCGGACACGAAGTACATCGACGTCGTCAACGAGCCGCCGCCCCACACCACGCCCTCGTACACGGCCGGCCTCGGCGGCAACGGCGCCAGCGGCTGGGACTGGATCGTCAACGCCTTCAAGTGGGCTCGCGAGTTCTGCCCGAACGCCAAGCTCATCCTCAACGACTACAACAACATCGAGTACGAGAACGAGCACAGGCACTTCAAGGACATCGCGAAGAAGGTGATCGACGCGGGCGCACCGGTCGACGCCCTCGGCGCGCAGGCGCACGACGCATTCAAGATCAACACCAACACGGTCAAGGGGTACATCGACTCGCTCGCCGAGCTCGGCAAGCCCGTGTACATCACCGAGTACGACATCGGTGAAACGAACGACAGCAGGCAGAAGCAGATCATGGAGGAGCAGTTCACCATGTTCTGGAATCACCCCAAGATCCCGGGGATCACCCTGTGGGGTTACATCGTCGGCAAGACGTGGAGGAACGGCACCGGCCTCCAGCAGGAAAACGGCACCATGCGGCCGGCGATGCAGTGGCTGATGGACTTCCTCGATCGTGGTAACTGA
- a CDS encoding vWA domain-containing protein — protein MAALIGAGCGGANEGSGDSAGSQSSTGAGNSSGSGSSTSSSTGTGVDDTFGGSGVGSSGSSGTTGSSSGGSTGAGEACATQSSQAGFQQVYLVFAFDVSASMTASDVEWRRKDLKWDPVVAATKQFFLDPASEGFRASLTFFPGSAQTTQACQATGYSTPNVPMTPLPSPAFGEAIDVIEPQVSTMGTWRTSTPTAFAVEGLTAYIEAQRQQNPGKYAIVLVTDGYPEGCRQGGNALADVVSNVEAALSNNISTFVIGVDSPQGEGAPPSLTNLHEIAAAGGTGEASMLNTGDPAQTAAAFKTAIDKIRGAAVSCTIPIPPAPDGRSFDKQKVNVTYTSAASNTPTTLTYDQACSAAGTWRYDEPANPTAIILCDDTCAVVQADVEVSLGVDFTCEDVLQVPQ, from the coding sequence ATGGCGGCTTTGATCGGCGCGGGGTGCGGAGGGGCCAACGAGGGCAGCGGGGACAGCGCTGGCTCGCAGAGCAGCACCGGCGCCGGCAACAGCTCCGGCTCCGGCTCCAGCACCAGCAGCAGCACCGGCACCGGCGTCGACGACACCTTCGGCGGAAGCGGCGTGGGCTCGAGCGGGAGCTCCGGCACGACCGGCAGCAGCAGCGGGGGCTCGACGGGCGCGGGGGAGGCGTGCGCCACCCAGTCGTCCCAGGCCGGGTTTCAACAGGTGTACCTCGTGTTCGCGTTCGACGTATCGGCCAGCATGACAGCGAGCGACGTGGAGTGGCGCAGGAAGGACCTCAAGTGGGATCCCGTCGTGGCCGCGACGAAGCAGTTCTTCCTGGATCCCGCGTCCGAAGGCTTCAGGGCGTCGCTCACCTTCTTCCCGGGCTCGGCTCAGACGACCCAGGCGTGCCAGGCCACCGGCTACTCGACGCCGAATGTACCGATGACGCCGCTCCCCTCCCCGGCGTTCGGCGAGGCGATCGATGTCATCGAGCCGCAGGTGAGCACCATGGGCACGTGGCGCACCAGCACGCCGACGGCATTCGCGGTCGAAGGCCTCACCGCTTACATCGAAGCGCAGCGCCAGCAGAACCCCGGGAAATATGCGATCGTGCTCGTGACCGACGGCTATCCGGAGGGGTGCCGGCAAGGCGGCAACGCGCTCGCGGACGTCGTGAGCAACGTCGAGGCCGCGCTCTCCAACAACATCTCGACCTTCGTGATCGGGGTCGACAGTCCGCAGGGGGAAGGCGCGCCGCCTAGCCTCACCAACCTGCACGAGATCGCGGCTGCGGGCGGCACGGGAGAGGCGTCGATGCTGAACACCGGCGACCCCGCGCAGACGGCGGCCGCGTTCAAGACCGCGATCGATAAGATCCGCGGCGCCGCCGTCTCGTGCACGATCCCGATCCCGCCGGCGCCCGACGGGAGGAGCTTCGACAAGCAAAAGGTCAACGTGACCTACACGAGCGCCGCGAGCAACACGCCGACGACCCTCACGTACGATCAGGCCTGCTCGGCCGCAGGCACATGGCGCTACGACGAGCCTGCGAACCCGACGGCGATCATCCTCTGCGACGATACCTGCGCCGTTGTCCAGGCCGACGTCGAGGTCTCCCTGGGCGTCGACTTCACCTGCGAGGACGTGCTCCAAGTGCCCCAGTGA